A genomic region of Pseudopipra pipra isolate bDixPip1 chromosome W, bDixPip1.hap1, whole genome shotgun sequence contains the following coding sequences:
- the LOC135405048 gene encoding olfactory receptor 14C36-like yields the protein MHNSLWDTRTISYAGCVAQAFLLVIFLGAEVFLLTIMCYDRYVAICKPLHYGTLLGSRACAHMAAAAWATAFLNALLHTANTFSLPLCQGNALGLFFCEIPHILKLSCSQSGYRREIGLIVVSCCLSLGCFVFIVFSYVQIFRAVLRIPSQQGRHKAFSTCLPHLAVVSLFIRTGTFAHLKPPSISSPSLDLVVSVLYSVVPPALNPLIYSLRNQELKDAIRKLITGCFSHAINSPSSACYVPH from the coding sequence atgcacaattccctctgggacacaaGGACCATCTCCTATGCAGGATGTGTTGCACAGGCCTTTCTGCTTGTCATCTTTCTTGGAGCAGAGgttttcctcctcaccatcatgtgctacgaccgctacgttgccatctgcaaacccctgcactacggaaccctcctgggcagcagagcttgtgcccacatggcagcagctgcctgggctaCTGCATTTCtgaatgctctgctgcacacagccaatacattttccctgcccctgtgccagggcaatgccctgggcctgttcttctgtgaaatcccacacatcctcaaacTCTCCTGCTCACAGTCAGGTTAccgcagggaaattgggctcattgtggTTAGTTGCTGTTTATCacttggttgttttgttttcatagttttctcctatgtgcagatcttcagggctgtgctgaggatcccctctcagcagggaaggcacaaagccttttccacgtgcctccctcacctggctgtggtctccctgtttatCAGGACTGGCACATTTGcccacctgaagcccccctccatctcctccccatccctggatctggtggtttcagttctgtactcggtggtgcctccagcactgaaccccctcatctacagcctcaggaaccaggagctcaaggatgccataaGGAAATTGATAACTGGATGTTTTTCACACGCAATcaactctccttcttctgcatgttatgtACCTCATTAA